A DNA window from Longimicrobium sp. contains the following coding sequences:
- a CDS encoding trypsin-like serine protease, whose product MRHLAVLSALAALSLAACSGSDAPLAPSQGPSRIVNGEPTGNAYASVGALLFDYNGNGVDGNDQWCTGSLVSPTVFVTSAHCVITPYTPPGSQFYVSFSPDLFGKGFRAIAATGYKADPQYGHDQANLHDLAVVFLPASATRGMTPLNLPTAGLLDQLAAKGSLSKQMFVNVGYGTSATRTGVPGFSYDGKRNYSKSEFMGLQPTWLGLLMNTSATGEGGDCYGDSGGPKFLDGDATTIVATVTTGDYNCRATTWDWRLDTPEARAFLAPFVKLP is encoded by the coding sequence ATGCGCCACCTCGCAGTCCTGTCCGCCCTCGCCGCGCTCTCGCTGGCCGCCTGCTCCGGCAGCGACGCGCCGCTCGCGCCTTCGCAGGGGCCCAGCCGCATCGTCAACGGCGAGCCCACGGGGAACGCCTATGCGTCGGTGGGCGCGCTCCTCTTCGACTACAACGGCAACGGCGTGGACGGCAACGACCAGTGGTGCACCGGCAGCCTGGTGTCGCCCACGGTGTTCGTGACGTCGGCGCACTGCGTGATCACGCCGTACACGCCGCCGGGGTCGCAGTTCTACGTGTCGTTCTCGCCGGACCTGTTCGGCAAGGGCTTCCGCGCCATCGCCGCGACCGGCTACAAGGCCGACCCGCAGTACGGGCACGACCAGGCCAACCTGCACGACCTGGCGGTGGTCTTCCTCCCCGCCAGCGCCACGCGCGGGATGACGCCGCTCAATCTCCCCACCGCCGGGCTGCTGGACCAGCTCGCGGCGAAGGGCAGCCTGAGCAAGCAGATGTTCGTGAACGTGGGGTACGGCACGTCGGCCACGCGCACGGGCGTGCCGGGCTTCTCGTACGACGGCAAGCGCAACTACTCGAAGTCCGAGTTCATGGGCCTGCAGCCGACCTGGCTGGGCCTGCTGATGAACACCAGCGCCACCGGCGAGGGCGGCGACTGCTACGGCGACTCGGGCGGCCCCAAGTTCCTGGACGGCGACGCCACCACGATCGTCGCCACCGTCACCACCGGCGACTACAACTGCCGCGCCACCACCTGGGACTGGCGTCTGGACACGCCCGAAGCGCGCGCGTTCCTGGCGCCGTTCGTGAAGCTGCCGTAG
- a CDS encoding cation transporter, with protein sequence MERMTIEIGGMSCGHCVAAVAQALGGVEGVKVEEVKIGGATVEYDPTVASPERIGRAIEEEGYQARVAGR encoded by the coding sequence ATGGAACGAATGACGATCGAGATCGGCGGGATGAGCTGCGGGCACTGCGTGGCGGCGGTGGCGCAGGCGCTCGGCGGCGTGGAAGGGGTAAAGGTGGAGGAGGTGAAGATCGGGGGCGCGACCGTGGAGTATGATCCAACGGTGGCGAGTCCGGAGCGGATCGGGAGGGCCATCGAGGAAGAGGGATACCAGGCCCGCGTGGCCGGGAGGTGA
- a CDS encoding serine/threonine-protein kinase: protein MADPGIARARYQGLVAARRWTHDPARPTADFSLAVGDRIGELTVIGHLARGRMTELYQVWSNRHWCALTGKVVHPEFAGARAPASFRNEARVLHRLRHPNIVQLFGSGVAEGRSYLLMEYLAGPSLFDVLEAMPKRRLHVPDAIRAVMNVGAAVHYLHRCGYLYRDLKPANIHLREGVPVLLDFDVVRPIKLTSRPNDRLGTAPYMAPEQVRQEPLSPATDVYGLGALLYELLTGRWPNEEPEEDDEDFWDEDEDWDEPAAQKAAPNPDDTPRPLTTRELETRYPQICQAPVSPRQHNPQITAELEGMILRALDSDPRARFQTISGMLAALAPMLKGRNRLWPEEAPIERRADTQSR from the coding sequence ATGGCCGATCCCGGGATCGCGCGGGCCCGCTACCAGGGGCTGGTGGCGGCGCGCCGCTGGACCCACGACCCCGCCCGCCCCACGGCGGACTTTTCCCTCGCGGTCGGCGACCGCATCGGCGAGCTCACCGTGATCGGCCACCTGGCGCGCGGCCGCATGACGGAGCTGTACCAGGTGTGGAGCAACCGCCACTGGTGCGCGCTCACCGGCAAGGTGGTGCACCCCGAGTTCGCGGGGGCCAGGGCGCCGGCCTCCTTTCGCAACGAGGCGCGCGTCCTCCACCGGCTGCGCCATCCCAACATCGTGCAGCTCTTTGGGAGCGGGGTGGCGGAGGGGAGGTCGTACCTGCTGATGGAGTACCTGGCGGGCCCCTCACTCTTCGACGTGCTGGAGGCGATGCCCAAGCGCCGCCTCCACGTGCCCGACGCCATCCGCGCGGTGATGAACGTGGGCGCCGCCGTGCACTACCTCCACCGCTGCGGCTACCTGTACCGCGACCTGAAGCCGGCCAACATCCACCTGCGCGAAGGGGTGCCGGTGCTGCTGGACTTCGACGTGGTACGCCCCATCAAGCTCACCAGCCGCCCCAACGACCGGCTGGGGACGGCGCCGTACATGGCCCCGGAGCAGGTGAGGCAGGAGCCGCTCTCCCCCGCCACGGACGTGTACGGGCTGGGGGCGCTTCTCTACGAGCTGCTCACGGGGCGGTGGCCCAACGAGGAGCCGGAGGAGGACGACGAGGACTTCTGGGACGAGGACGAAGACTGGGACGAGCCGGCCGCGCAAAAGGCGGCGCCCAACCCGGACGACACGCCGCGCCCTCTGACCACGCGCGAGCTGGAGACGCGCTACCCGCAGATCTGCCAGGCGCCGGTCTCTCCGCGGCAGCACAACCCGCAGATCACGGCCGAGCTGGAGGGGATGATCCTGCGCGCGCTGGACTCCGACCCCCGCGCCCGCTTCCAGACCATCTCGGGAATGCTAGCGGCTCTCGCCCCGATGCTCAAGGGCCGCAACCGCTTGTGGCCGGAGGAAGCGCCCATCGAGCGGCGGGCGGATACGCAGTCCCGGTAG
- a CDS encoding DUF3293 domain-containing protein, with protein sequence MSGPHEALRAAYLATTWSVRAPGGTLHLAPGRPSPRPLRPAAIVTAYNPASVHASAAENRAAARRLLREVVALGVPCLPARAHAPDPRWNEPGVALLGPAALDAAVRLGVEWGQNAILAIDDAGLVSLVATRPGFCGRDPGNVIG encoded by the coding sequence GTGAGCGGCCCGCACGAGGCGCTGCGGGCGGCGTACCTGGCGACCACCTGGTCGGTCCGCGCCCCCGGGGGCACGCTCCACCTGGCCCCCGGCCGTCCCTCTCCGCGCCCGCTCCGTCCCGCCGCCATCGTCACCGCCTACAACCCGGCCTCCGTCCACGCTTCGGCGGCCGAGAACCGCGCCGCCGCGCGCCGCCTGCTCCGCGAGGTGGTGGCGCTGGGCGTTCCGTGCCTCCCCGCGCGCGCCCACGCTCCCGACCCGCGTTGGAACGAGCCCGGCGTCGCCCTCCTGGGCCCCGCCGCCCTCGATGCCGCCGTGCGCCTCGGCGTCGAGTGGGGCCAGAACGCCATCCTCGCCATCGACGATGCCGGCCTGGTCTCCCTGGTCGCCACGCGGCCCGGCTTCTGCGGGCGCGACCCCGGCAATGTGATCGGCTGA
- a CDS encoding HAD family hydrolase: MIQAVVFDFDGTILDSESHVYGVARDLFAEHGAELPLEVWADCVGREAGYFDTIAYLEECTGRKHDRDALNRLRRERFFERIREVGPLPGVEDALAAAHAQGLRLGVASSGSRVWVEGQLERLGLRRFFDCVRTADDVRRVKPEPDLYLSALECLGVDASRAVAIEDSPNGALAARRAGMYCVVVPNPVTAALAFGDHSLRLESLHGVELAEVLERVVNGSA, encoded by the coding sequence TTGATCCAGGCGGTGGTGTTCGACTTCGACGGGACCATCCTCGACAGCGAGAGCCACGTGTACGGCGTGGCGCGCGACCTCTTCGCCGAGCACGGCGCCGAGCTGCCGCTGGAGGTATGGGCGGACTGCGTGGGGCGCGAGGCGGGCTACTTCGACACGATCGCCTACCTGGAGGAGTGCACGGGGCGGAAGCACGATCGCGATGCCCTCAACCGCCTGCGCCGCGAGCGCTTCTTCGAGCGCATCCGCGAGGTGGGCCCGCTCCCGGGCGTGGAGGATGCGCTGGCCGCCGCGCACGCGCAGGGGCTGCGGCTGGGGGTCGCATCCAGCGGCTCGCGCGTGTGGGTGGAGGGACAGCTGGAGCGCCTGGGGCTGCGGCGCTTCTTCGACTGCGTCCGCACCGCCGACGACGTGCGCCGCGTAAAGCCCGAGCCCGACCTGTACCTGAGCGCCCTGGAGTGCCTTGGCGTCGACGCCTCGCGCGCCGTCGCCATCGAGGACTCGCCGAACGGCGCGTTGGCCGCGCGCCGCGCGGGGATGTATTGTGTCGTCGTCCCCAACCCCGTGACCGCCGCCCTCGCCTTCGGCGACCACTCGCTGCGGCTGGAGTCGCTGCACGGCGTGGAGTTGGCGGAGGTGCTGGAGCGGGTGGTGAACGGAAGCGCGTGA
- a CDS encoding acetoin utilization protein AcuC has translation MSPVKTALVWDPAVTAYRFRPDHPFNPKRLELSVSLMEAMGLLEAEHVGIVAPRQATDEELLRVHTPQYVEAVRRFSEPGARAIEGWPWGLGTDDTPLFPGMHDVTALVTGATLRAAELVMSGEYTRAFNIAGGLHHAHRDRGSGFCVYSDLAAAIAWIREAHGARVMYIDYDAHHGDGVQGIFYDDPEVLTFSIHESGRYLFPGTGFVDELGEGEGYGYSLNVPLEPFTEDDSWIGLYERLLPDVADAFRPDVIVLQNGCDGHTYDPLTHLRATTRLYEETVRITCEVADRHCGGRVVATGGGGYAVWTAVPRAWTLVWAALSGQSAPDVIPHAWNDRWQGESPDLLPERLRDPEGLFPPVPRRAEIEATNRRTVESLRRQALPLLRGWGLGF, from the coding sequence GTGAGCCCGGTGAAGACGGCGCTGGTTTGGGACCCGGCGGTCACCGCTTACCGATTCCGCCCCGACCACCCCTTCAACCCCAAGCGGCTGGAGCTCTCCGTCTCGCTGATGGAGGCCATGGGGCTGCTGGAGGCGGAGCACGTCGGCATCGTCGCTCCGCGCCAGGCCACCGACGAGGAGCTCCTGCGCGTGCACACCCCGCAATACGTGGAGGCGGTGCGGCGCTTCAGCGAGCCCGGCGCGCGCGCCATCGAAGGCTGGCCCTGGGGCCTGGGTACGGACGACACCCCGCTCTTCCCCGGGATGCACGACGTGACCGCGCTGGTGACCGGCGCCACCCTGCGCGCCGCCGAGCTGGTGATGAGCGGCGAGTACACGCGGGCCTTCAACATCGCCGGCGGGCTGCACCACGCGCACAGGGACCGCGGCTCCGGCTTCTGCGTGTACAGCGACCTTGCGGCGGCCATCGCCTGGATCCGCGAGGCGCACGGGGCGCGGGTGATGTACATCGACTACGACGCCCACCACGGCGACGGCGTGCAGGGGATCTTCTACGATGATCCCGAGGTACTCACGTTCTCCATCCACGAGTCGGGGCGCTACCTCTTCCCCGGCACCGGCTTCGTGGACGAGCTGGGCGAGGGCGAGGGCTACGGCTACTCCCTCAACGTCCCGCTGGAGCCGTTCACCGAGGATGACTCGTGGATCGGCCTCTACGAGCGCCTCCTCCCCGACGTCGCGGACGCCTTCCGCCCCGACGTCATCGTGCTGCAGAACGGGTGCGACGGGCACACGTACGACCCGCTCACCCACCTTCGCGCCACCACGCGGCTGTACGAGGAGACGGTGCGGATCACCTGCGAGGTGGCCGACCGGCACTGCGGCGGCCGGGTGGTGGCCACCGGGGGCGGAGGATACGCGGTGTGGACGGCGGTGCCGCGCGCCTGGACGCTGGTGTGGGCCGCGCTCTCCGGCCAGTCGGCGCCGGACGTCATTCCCCACGCGTGGAACGACCGCTGGCAGGGGGAGTCGCCCGACCTGCTCCCCGAGCGGCTGCGCGACCCGGAGGGGCTCTTTCCCCCCGTGCCGCGGCGCGCCGAGATCGAAGCAACCAACCGCCGCACCGTCGAATCGCTTCGCCGCCAGGCCCTTCCGCTCCTCCGCGGGTGGGGCCTCGGCTTCTGA
- a CDS encoding cupredoxin domain-containing protein, producing the protein MDATEWAVIFGGAAAIAWVNWYFFVAGRSPAHVAVGAVAGGRQEVTVVVQGGYSPAHVRVRAGAPVRLLFDRQETSGCSEEVVIPDFGIRRFLPANQQTPVEFTPERAGSYEFTCGMGMLRGRITVDEQEG; encoded by the coding sequence ATGGATGCCACCGAATGGGCGGTGATCTTTGGCGGCGCGGCCGCCATCGCGTGGGTCAACTGGTACTTCTTCGTGGCGGGGCGCTCGCCCGCGCACGTCGCGGTGGGGGCGGTGGCGGGCGGAAGGCAGGAGGTGACGGTGGTGGTGCAGGGCGGCTACTCGCCGGCGCACGTGCGGGTGAGGGCGGGGGCGCCCGTGCGGCTGCTCTTTGACCGGCAGGAGACGTCGGGGTGCTCGGAAGAGGTGGTGATCCCCGATTTCGGGATCAGGCGCTTCCTTCCCGCCAACCAGCAGACGCCGGTCGAGTTCACGCCCGAGCGGGCCGGGAGCTACGAGTTCACCTGCGGGATGGGGATGCTCCGCGGGCGCATCACGGTGGACGAACAGGAGGGGTGA
- a CDS encoding M1 family metallopeptidase — protein sequence MNNFVSHAAVLAMLAIAGACAPVAEPIVRPLPTGPALDTAGRTFVQRVIPPPEFQAAVQRGTRTETGAPGRRYWQNRVRYTIRAEVDPRTPRVTGSERIVYINNSPDSLPVISMNFYQNLFRQVTGGLTITRFQVAGQTLGEVSQPDYEANLREGRRTAGYLVNGTLARVLLPRAIAPGDSIAFDIDWNFKVPPAQAPRTGFEDALGGRVLQVAQWYPQIAVYDDVVGQDVTPYQEQGEFYLDYGDWDVQLTLPAQYLITATGTLQNAEQVLSPETRARLARAMQTDSVTRVVTRADMERATLPGTGGKVTWRFRAENVRDFAFATSNRYLWDVMRGTIPTGNGGTRHIPVHAMYRPGAPFWDRAVRHADQSVEFLSRQMVPYIYPQISVSEGPIYGMEYPMLVFIGKPTGQEERLYEVIAHEVGHEWLPMMVGQDEAAFPWMDEGINTYMEALAFHDYFPRSNHWVDPRAATLGASGPAARLQPLMTHGDQQNAQLYGVTAYYKPGLLMRSLQATLGDELFFRGMRTYMNEWMLKHPYPWDFFNTMERVSGRDLDWFWYPYFFRNANFDQGIAAVSTGADSVRVSVRDYGQAPGPTFVTVTLRDGTTARATIPVERWLQPSTRLQTVTVPVNGPVARVELDPEQYFLDVNRRNNVWAGK from the coding sequence TTGAACAACTTCGTCAGCCACGCGGCTGTCCTTGCCATGCTCGCCATCGCCGGGGCCTGCGCGCCGGTGGCCGAGCCCATCGTACGGCCGCTTCCCACGGGACCCGCACTGGACACGGCGGGCCGCACGTTCGTGCAGCGCGTGATCCCCCCGCCGGAGTTCCAGGCGGCGGTGCAGCGCGGCACCCGCACCGAGACGGGCGCGCCCGGCCGGCGCTACTGGCAGAACCGGGTGCGCTACACCATCCGCGCCGAAGTGGACCCCCGCACGCCGCGCGTGACCGGGTCGGAGCGGATCGTGTACATCAACAACTCGCCCGACTCGCTCCCCGTCATCAGCATGAACTTCTACCAGAACCTGTTCCGGCAGGTGACAGGGGGGCTCACGATCACCCGCTTCCAGGTGGCGGGTCAGACGCTGGGCGAGGTGTCGCAGCCGGACTACGAGGCCAACCTGCGCGAGGGGCGCCGCACCGCCGGCTACCTGGTGAACGGCACGCTGGCCCGAGTGCTCCTGCCGCGCGCAATCGCGCCGGGCGACAGCATCGCCTTCGACATCGATTGGAACTTCAAGGTGCCGCCCGCCCAGGCGCCGCGCACCGGCTTCGAAGACGCGCTGGGCGGGCGCGTGCTGCAGGTGGCGCAGTGGTATCCGCAGATCGCGGTGTACGACGACGTGGTGGGGCAGGACGTGACGCCGTACCAGGAGCAGGGCGAGTTCTACCTGGACTACGGCGACTGGGACGTGCAGCTCACCCTTCCCGCGCAGTACCTGATCACGGCCACGGGCACGCTGCAGAACGCCGAGCAGGTGCTGTCGCCCGAGACGCGCGCGCGCCTTGCCCGCGCCATGCAGACGGACTCGGTGACGCGCGTGGTGACGCGCGCGGACATGGAGCGGGCGACCCTTCCCGGCACCGGCGGCAAGGTGACCTGGCGCTTCCGGGCGGAGAACGTGCGCGACTTCGCCTTCGCCACCTCCAACCGCTACCTGTGGGACGTGATGCGCGGCACCATCCCCACCGGCAACGGCGGGACGCGCCACATCCCCGTGCACGCGATGTACCGGCCCGGCGCGCCCTTTTGGGACCGCGCGGTGCGCCACGCGGACCAGTCGGTGGAGTTCCTGAGCCGGCAGATGGTGCCCTACATCTACCCGCAGATCAGCGTCAGCGAGGGGCCGATCTACGGGATGGAGTACCCGATGCTCGTCTTCATCGGGAAGCCCACCGGGCAGGAGGAACGGCTGTACGAGGTGATCGCGCACGAGGTGGGGCACGAGTGGCTCCCCATGATGGTGGGCCAGGACGAGGCCGCGTTCCCCTGGATGGACGAGGGGATCAACACCTACATGGAGGCGCTGGCCTTCCACGACTACTTTCCGCGCTCCAACCACTGGGTGGACCCGCGCGCGGCCACGCTGGGGGCCAGCGGGCCCGCCGCCCGGCTGCAGCCGCTGATGACGCACGGCGACCAGCAGAACGCGCAGCTCTACGGCGTCACGGCCTACTACAAGCCGGGGCTGCTGATGCGCTCGCTGCAGGCGACGCTGGGCGACGAGCTGTTCTTTCGCGGGATGCGCACCTACATGAACGAGTGGATGCTGAAGCACCCGTACCCGTGGGACTTCTTCAACACGATGGAGCGGGTGTCGGGGCGCGACCTGGACTGGTTCTGGTACCCGTACTTCTTCCGCAACGCGAACTTCGACCAGGGGATCGCGGCGGTGTCGACGGGTGCGGACTCGGTGCGCGTGTCGGTGCGCGACTACGGCCAGGCGCCCGGCCCCACGTTCGTGACGGTGACGCTGCGCGACGGGACCACCGCCCGCGCCACCATCCCGGTAGAGCGCTGGCTGCAGCCCTCCACCCGCCTGCAGACGGTCACGGTGCCGGTGAACGGCCCCGTGGCCCGCGTGGAGCTGGATCCGGAGCAGTACTTCCTGGACGTGAACCGGCGGAACAACGTCTGGGCGGGGAAGTAG
- a CDS encoding NAD(P)/FAD-dependent oxidoreductase, which translates to MADEQKYDVIVVGGGPAGLMAGQWLARYQRRVRIIDAGDGRNAVTYGVHGYFGISDPTPDELRRIGQEQARGAGAEFGHGCVESIEGEKDDFTVTLSGGGTLTARRILLATGLKDIVPETPGLTDFYGQSIWHCPDCDGPEVVGKRIAVMGWGEGIAKFCMYIMTWTRDIVLLTDSHAADMSTEALEALAEHDISIRREAVVRLEGEGKQVQRAIFHEGPPEEIEALFFHIASGAASPLAADLGCKLDEDGALEGILEVDKEFQTSVPGVYAAGDIVPGSRLVIRAASEGARAALGIHKSLIGEARRIG; encoded by the coding sequence ATGGCCGACGAACAGAAGTACGACGTGATCGTGGTGGGAGGCGGCCCCGCGGGGCTGATGGCGGGGCAGTGGCTGGCGCGCTACCAGCGCCGCGTGCGCATCATCGACGCCGGCGACGGGCGCAACGCCGTCACCTACGGCGTGCACGGCTACTTTGGGATCTCGGACCCCACGCCGGACGAGCTGCGCCGCATCGGGCAGGAGCAGGCCCGCGGCGCCGGCGCCGAGTTCGGGCACGGGTGCGTGGAGAGCATCGAGGGCGAAAAGGATGACTTCACCGTCACCCTCTCCGGCGGCGGCACCCTCACGGCCCGGCGCATCCTGCTGGCGACGGGCCTCAAGGACATCGTCCCCGAAACGCCGGGGCTGACGGACTTCTACGGCCAGAGCATCTGGCACTGCCCCGACTGCGACGGCCCGGAGGTGGTGGGGAAGCGCATCGCCGTGATGGGCTGGGGCGAGGGAATCGCCAAGTTCTGCATGTACATCATGACGTGGACGCGCGACATTGTCCTCCTGACCGACAGCCACGCCGCCGACATGAGCACCGAGGCGCTCGAAGCGCTGGCGGAGCACGACATCTCCATCCGCCGCGAGGCCGTCGTCCGGCTGGAGGGCGAGGGCAAGCAGGTTCAGCGGGCCATCTTCCACGAAGGCCCGCCCGAGGAGATCGAGGCGCTCTTCTTCCACATCGCCAGCGGCGCCGCGTCCCCCCTCGCCGCGGACCTGGGGTGCAAGCTGGACGAGGACGGCGCCCTGGAGGGGATCCTGGAGGTCGACAAGGAGTTCCAGACCAGCGTCCCCGGGGTCTACGCGGCGGGCGACATCGTCCCCGGCTCGCGCCTCGTCATCCGCGCCGCCTCCGAGGGCGCCCGCGCCGCCCTCGGCATCCACAAATCGCTGATCGGCGAGGCGCGGCGGATCGGGTAG
- a CDS encoding M28 family metallopeptidase: MTRTFRSFAVMLAVAIAGAAQAQVQVPNRPATRDPAARPGQTVSAPDNGVAGEDARIRQIVAGVSAARIEADIRRMAAFGTRHTMSDTVSQTRGIGASRRWLYAEFQRISQQCGGCLEVRYVGEVIPANPQGRIRVPTNVVNVVAIQRGQTDPNRHVLITGHYDSRVNDVMDATSDAPGANDDASGVAAALEAARVLSKHRFDGTIVYGALAGEEQGLLGGEILARFAKANGWRIAGVLNNDIIGNTRGQTGASGNTTARVFAPGIAPDAPAAELRRYLYSGGELDTPTRQLARYVDRVADQYVNDLDVQMIYRLDRFGRGGDQTPFFLAGYPAVRITETYEDYTRQHQNVRVENGIRYGDTPDMVDYPYVAKMTSLNAASLASLAWAPAAPDSVTIAGGVSPNTVLRWKAGDAPDLAGYRVYWREPTEPTWTRSRWVGNVTQATLENVIIDNYFFGVVAVDREGHESIAVYPVPGR, encoded by the coding sequence GTGACCCGTACATTCCGTTCGTTCGCCGTCATGCTTGCGGTCGCCATCGCGGGGGCGGCGCAGGCGCAGGTACAGGTTCCAAACAGGCCGGCCACGCGCGACCCGGCGGCGCGGCCGGGGCAGACGGTGAGCGCGCCGGACAACGGCGTGGCGGGGGAGGACGCGCGCATCCGGCAGATCGTGGCGGGGGTGTCGGCGGCGAGGATCGAGGCGGACATCCGGCGGATGGCCGCGTTCGGGACGCGGCACACGATGAGCGACACCGTCTCGCAGACGCGCGGGATCGGGGCGTCGCGCAGGTGGCTGTACGCGGAGTTCCAGCGCATCTCGCAGCAGTGCGGCGGATGCCTAGAGGTGCGCTACGTCGGCGAGGTCATCCCCGCCAACCCGCAGGGGCGCATCCGCGTGCCCACCAACGTGGTCAACGTGGTCGCCATCCAGCGCGGGCAGACCGATCCCAACCGCCACGTCCTCATCACGGGGCACTACGACTCGCGCGTCAACGACGTGATGGACGCCACCAGCGACGCGCCCGGCGCCAACGACGACGCGTCGGGAGTCGCCGCGGCGCTGGAGGCGGCGCGCGTCCTTTCGAAGCACCGCTTCGACGGGACGATCGTGTACGGCGCGCTGGCCGGCGAGGAGCAGGGGCTGCTGGGCGGCGAGATCCTGGCGCGCTTCGCCAAGGCCAACGGGTGGCGGATCGCGGGGGTGCTCAACAACGACATCATCGGCAACACCCGCGGGCAGACCGGGGCGTCCGGTAACACGACGGCGCGCGTCTTCGCCCCCGGCATCGCGCCGGACGCGCCCGCGGCCGAGCTGCGGCGCTACCTGTACAGCGGCGGCGAGCTGGACACGCCCACGCGGCAGCTGGCGCGCTACGTGGACCGGGTGGCGGACCAGTACGTCAACGACCTGGACGTGCAGATGATCTACCGCCTCGACCGCTTCGGCCGCGGCGGCGACCAGACGCCCTTCTTCCTGGCCGGCTACCCCGCGGTGCGCATCACCGAGACGTACGAGGACTACACGCGGCAGCACCAGAACGTCCGCGTGGAGAACGGCATCCGCTACGGCGACACGCCGGACATGGTGGACTACCCGTACGTGGCGAAAATGACCTCGCTGAACGCCGCCTCCCTGGCGTCGCTGGCCTGGGCCCCCGCCGCGCCGGACTCGGTGACGATCGCGGGCGGCGTGTCGCCCAACACGGTGCTGCGCTGGAAGGCGGGGGATGCGCCCGACCTGGCGGGCTACCGCGTGTACTGGCGCGAGCCCACGGAGCCCACCTGGACGCGCTCCCGCTGGGTGGGCAACGTGACCCAGGCGACGCTGGAGAACGTCATCATCGACAACTACTTCTTCGGCGTGGTGGCGGTGGACCGCGAGGGGCACGAGAGCATCGCCGTGTACCCGGTGCCGGGGCGGTAG
- a CDS encoding CBS and ACT domain-containing protein has protein sequence MTRAPVSVPADATLGEALRLMRDHRVRHLPVVEGGEVVGMLSDRDLRLAMPSPLGMESAEDVAAAEGTPVADVMARGAITVGPFDTVEDAAVRMRRHRVGSLPVVDAEGALLGILTETDILQAFVEILTASGPSSRLEISLPDRPGELSRAMRVIGEELMINVNSVMVTGHDAEGRKTAVVHLATIDPREAIAALERAGARVGWPSLENDLRRMEGA, from the coding sequence ATGACCCGCGCCCCCGTCTCGGTGCCGGCCGACGCGACGCTGGGCGAGGCGCTCCGCCTCATGCGCGACCACCGCGTGCGCCACCTTCCCGTGGTCGAGGGCGGCGAGGTGGTGGGGATGCTCAGCGACCGCGACCTGCGCCTCGCCATGCCGTCGCCGCTGGGGATGGAGAGCGCCGAGGACGTCGCCGCCGCCGAGGGGACGCCCGTGGCCGACGTCATGGCGCGCGGCGCGATCACCGTGGGACCGTTCGACACGGTGGAGGACGCGGCCGTGCGTATGCGGCGGCATCGCGTCGGTTCTCTGCCCGTGGTGGATGCGGAGGGCGCGCTCCTGGGGATACTCACCGAGACCGACATCCTTCAGGCGTTCGTGGAGATCCTGACCGCCTCCGGCCCGTCGTCGCGGCTGGAGATCTCCCTTCCCGACCGCCCGGGCGAGCTCTCGCGCGCCATGCGGGTGATCGGCGAGGAGCTGATGATCAACGTCAACAGCGTGATGGTGACGGGCCACGACGCGGAGGGGCGAAAGACCGCCGTGGTGCACCTGGCCACCATCGACCCGCGCGAGGCGATCGCGGCGCTGGAGCGGGCCGGGGCGCGCGTGGGCTGGCCGTCGCTGGAGAACGACCTGCGGCGGATGGAGGGCGCGTGA
- a CDS encoding GNAT family N-acetyltransferase, whose translation MPTEPAAPATLQGLLPAAVYDKENRLSAVRPYRPDDRESLERFYADFSPKREAQGLPPEGAPRVARWLDSILRAGTHLLVEHEGRLVGHAMIIPTDRPGVSEYAIFLEEAVRGQGLGTEVNILTAQVARTMRLDRLWLSVEPRNRPAVRSYEKAGFRFKPETVFTPELEMELVL comes from the coding sequence GTGCCCACCGAACCCGCCGCACCCGCCACCCTGCAGGGGCTGCTTCCCGCCGCAGTGTACGACAAGGAGAACCGATTGTCCGCCGTACGTCCGTACCGTCCCGACGACCGCGAGTCGCTGGAGCGGTTCTATGCCGACTTCTCGCCCAAGCGCGAGGCGCAGGGGCTCCCGCCGGAGGGTGCGCCCCGCGTGGCGCGCTGGCTGGACTCCATCCTCCGCGCCGGCACGCACCTCCTGGTGGAGCACGAGGGGCGGCTGGTGGGGCACGCCATGATCATACCGACCGATCGTCCGGGCGTGTCCGAGTACGCCATCTTCCTGGAAGAGGCGGTGCGCGGGCAGGGGCTGGGCACCGAGGTCAACATCCTGACGGCGCAGGTGGCGCGCACGATGCGCCTCGACCGGCTCTGGCTCTCGGTGGAGCCACGCAACCGGCCCGCCGTGCGCTCGTACGAGAAGGCCGGCTTCCGCTTCAAGCCCGAGACGGTGTTCACGCCGGAGCTGGAGATGGAGCTGGTGCTGTAA